One genomic region from Herpetosiphonaceae bacterium encodes:
- a CDS encoding FHA domain-containing protein produces the protein MELETMICPSCQSQNIRGTIFCLNCGMSLLPQDRAPDTTSMLGARPSARAAQERTVRAEPAPASGERRFSATVLNSGRRIDVPLVTALLIGRQDAARGHFPDIDLNPDGGYDSGVSRRHARISLDSGAAYIEDLDSANGSFISDTRLQPRTAYRLQAGDELRLGSLILRIERV, from the coding sequence TTGGAACTTGAAACTATGATCTGTCCTAGCTGTCAAAGCCAGAATATTCGCGGCACGATCTTTTGCCTCAACTGCGGCATGAGCTTGCTGCCCCAGGATCGCGCCCCCGATACCACGTCGATGTTAGGCGCGCGTCCATCGGCTCGCGCGGCGCAGGAGCGTACGGTCAGGGCGGAGCCCGCGCCTGCCAGCGGCGAGCGCCGCTTCTCCGCGACGGTGCTTAACAGCGGGCGGCGCATCGACGTGCCGCTGGTGACAGCGCTGCTGATCGGGCGGCAAGACGCGGCGCGGGGACACTTCCCCGACATCGATCTCAACCCCGACGGCGGCTACGACAGCGGCGTGAGCCGCCGCCACGCCCGGATCAGCCTGGACTCTGGCGCGGCATACATCGAAGATCTGGATAGCGCCAACGGCAGCTTTATCAGCGATACGCGCTTGCAGCCACGTACCGCCTATCGTTTGCAGGCAGGCGATGAGCTACGGCTTGGATCGCTCATTCTACGCATTGAAAGGGTTTAG
- a CDS encoding amidohydrolase, with the protein MPDILFHGGPIYTLDPQQAQAEALLVRDDTIVAVGSAAAVREQLRPGYEDVPLAGRALIPGLTDAHIHLLWTAQGRQHADLDGVRSLDEALELIRQRAEDLPEGAWLRGHGWNHALWDYRWPTALELDRVTLGHPAVLSRKDGHSVWINSRALALAGIDEHTPDPDGGLIQRDEHGLPTGILLENANDLIYRIVPEPSLTEDIQALREIIRACNERGLTSLHMPEGPATLAALQALRAADQLNARCLFHLPYRQLDDYIALGVRSGFGDEWLRIGGVKIFGDGSLGSCTCHMLAPFAGSTTCGLPTIPEEELHAAVRKANTHGIAVTVHAIGDRANRTVLDAIAAQHAAFAAQGAEALRPLLPNRIEHAQHLDPADVPRFAALNVIASMQPIHATSDMEIAERLLGGERCAWAYAWQPLLQSGAVLAFGSDAPVETLDPWAGIHAAVTRKRQDGQPPQGWYRELALSLHDALRAYVVGPAIASGETALKGPLMPGLRADLLVLEADPFAVDPDDLWRMQVAQTFVGGRSVWEA; encoded by the coding sequence ATGCCAGACATACTCTTTCACGGCGGCCCGATCTACACGCTCGATCCGCAGCAGGCTCAGGCCGAGGCGCTGCTGGTGCGCGACGATACGATCGTGGCGGTGGGCAGCGCCGCAGCGGTGCGCGAGCAGCTTCGGCCAGGCTACGAGGACGTGCCGCTAGCCGGGCGCGCGCTGATCCCTGGTCTGACCGACGCGCATATCCATCTGCTCTGGACCGCACAGGGTCGCCAGCATGCCGATCTCGACGGCGTGAGGTCGCTCGACGAGGCGCTGGAGCTGATCCGGCAGCGCGCCGAGGATTTGCCGGAGGGCGCGTGGCTGCGCGGCCACGGCTGGAACCACGCGCTGTGGGATTATCGCTGGCCGACGGCGCTGGAGCTGGATCGCGTCACCCTGGGCCATCCAGCGGTTCTGTCGCGCAAAGACGGCCACTCGGTCTGGATCAATAGCCGCGCACTGGCCCTGGCCGGAATCGACGAGCACACGCCCGACCCCGACGGCGGGCTGATCCAGCGCGACGAGCATGGCCTGCCGACCGGAATTTTGCTGGAGAACGCCAACGATCTGATCTATCGCATCGTGCCGGAGCCGTCGCTGACCGAGGACATCCAGGCGCTGCGCGAGATCATCCGGGCCTGCAACGAGCGCGGCCTGACCAGCCTGCATATGCCCGAAGGCCCGGCGACGCTGGCGGCGCTTCAGGCGCTACGTGCCGCCGACCAGCTCAACGCGCGCTGCCTCTTCCATCTGCCCTATCGCCAGCTCGACGACTATATCGCGCTGGGCGTGCGCTCAGGCTTCGGCGATGAGTGGCTGCGGATCGGCGGCGTGAAAATCTTCGGCGACGGCTCGCTCGGCTCGTGTACCTGCCATATGCTCGCGCCCTTCGCGGGCAGTACCACCTGCGGCCTGCCGACGATCCCTGAGGAGGAGCTGCACGCGGCGGTGCGCAAGGCCAATACGCACGGCATCGCCGTCACCGTCCACGCGATCGGCGATCGAGCCAATCGCACGGTACTGGATGCGATCGCGGCGCAGCACGCGGCCTTCGCCGCTCAGGGCGCGGAGGCGCTGCGTCCGCTCCTGCCGAATCGGATCGAGCACGCCCAGCATCTCGATCCGGCGGACGTGCCGCGCTTTGCGGCGCTCAACGTGATCGCCTCGATGCAGCCGATCCACGCGACCTCCGATATGGAGATTGCCGAGCGGCTGCTGGGCGGCGAGCGCTGCGCCTGGGCCTACGCCTGGCAGCCGTTGCTACAGTCCGGCGCGGTGCTGGCCTTTGGCTCCGACGCGCCCGTCGAGACGCTCGACCCGTGGGCGGGGATTCATGCCGCCGTGACGCGCAAGCGCCAGGATGGGCAGCCGCCGCAGGGCTGGTACCGCGAGCTGGCGCTGAGCCTGCACGACGCGCTGCGGGCCTATGTCGTCGGCCCGGCCATCGCATCAGGCGAGACAGCGCTCAAGGGGCCGCTCATGCCGGGCCTGCGCGCCGATCTGCTGGTGCTCGAAGCCGATCCGTTCGCGGTCGATCCCGATGATCTCTGGCGCATGCAGGTCGCGCAGACGTTCGTCGGCGGGCGCAGCGTGTGGGAGGCGTAG
- a CDS encoding pseudouridine-5'-phosphate glycosidase: MMQVSIHAAVQAALAQGRAVVALESTVIAHGLPQPRNREVAYALESIVRERGAQPATIGVVRGQPTIGLDEAAIERFATGADVLKLSRRDLALAVVTSQDGATTVAGTMALAHAAGVQVFATGGIGGVHRGARETWDVSGDLTELGRTPVLVVCAGAKSILDIPATLEVLETLGVPVVGYGTDEFPSFYSRSSGLRLSARADTPEAVAALWQAHRWLGGGGGMVLAVPPPEEAALPPEEVEAAIGRALAEARRQGIHGAQVTPFLLAAMKDETGGRSLETNIALLENNARVAAEVAVAIANSAQRAQRAENR, encoded by the coding sequence ATGATGCAAGTATCTATTCATGCGGCTGTGCAAGCGGCGCTGGCGCAGGGTCGCGCGGTCGTCGCGCTCGAATCGACGGTAATCGCGCATGGGCTGCCGCAGCCGCGCAATCGCGAGGTTGCCTACGCGCTGGAGTCGATCGTGCGTGAGCGTGGCGCGCAGCCCGCGACGATCGGCGTGGTGCGCGGCCAGCCGACAATCGGGCTGGACGAGGCGGCGATCGAGCGCTTTGCCACGGGCGCGGATGTGCTGAAGCTGTCGCGGCGCGACCTGGCGCTGGCGGTCGTCACCAGCCAGGACGGCGCGACCACGGTCGCGGGAACGATGGCGCTGGCGCACGCTGCGGGCGTGCAGGTCTTTGCCACGGGCGGCATCGGCGGCGTTCATCGCGGCGCGCGCGAAACCTGGGACGTGTCCGGCGATCTGACGGAGCTAGGCCGTACGCCGGTGCTGGTAGTCTGCGCGGGTGCCAAGTCGATCCTCGACATTCCCGCGACGCTGGAGGTGCTCGAAACGCTGGGCGTGCCCGTCGTGGGCTACGGCACCGATGAGTTTCCGTCGTTCTACTCGCGGTCCAGCGGCCTGCGGCTCTCGGCGCGCGCCGACACGCCCGAGGCGGTCGCGGCGCTGTGGCAGGCGCATCGCTGGCTGGGCGGCGGGGGCGGGATGGTGCTGGCGGTGCCGCCGCCGGAGGAGGCCGCGCTGCCGCCGGAGGAGGTCGAGGCGGCGATCGGGCGGGCGCTGGCCGAGGCGCGGCGTCAGGGTATCCACGGCGCGCAGGTAACGCCGTTCCTGCTCGCGGCGATGAAGGATGAAACCGGCGGGCGCAGCCTTGAGACGAACATCGCGCTGCTGGAAAACAACGCGCGCGTGGCGGCGGAGGTGGCGGTGGCGATAGCAAACAGCGCCCAAAGAGCACAAAGAGCAGAGAACAGGTAA